One window of Quercus robur chromosome 5, dhQueRobu3.1, whole genome shotgun sequence genomic DNA carries:
- the LOC126727486 gene encoding D-3-phosphoglycerate dehydrogenase 2, chloroplastic-like, with amino-acid sequence MASSSSLKPIFSSPLTSSPSPHSPQKPSSLLSFPHSTTSTPISLKLSPNPPHNNSHPRSKSFAVTNVVLKTDTSPETTSALSNYSQDLGPPLTKPTILVSEKLGEKGLEVLREFGHVECLYDLSPDQLCSKISSCDALIVRSGTKVTRQVFEASNGRLKVVGRAGVGIDNVDLQAATEFGCLVVNAPTANTVAAAEHGIALLAAMARNVAQADASIKTGKWQRNKYVGVSLVGKTLAVMGFGKVGSEVARRAKGLGMNVIAHDPYAPADRARALGVELVSFDQAIGTADFISLHMPLTPATSKVFNDETFAKMKKGVRIVNVARGGVIDEDALVKALDSGIVAQAALDVFTKEPPPKDSRLVQHENVTVTPHLGASTKEAQACVAIEIAEAVVGALKGELSATAVNAPMVPPEVLSELSPYVALAEKLGRLAVQLVAGGSGIKSVKVVYKSARDPDDLDTRLLRAMITKGIIEPISSSFVNLVNADFTAKEKGLRISEERIVVDSSPEFPIDSIQVQISNVESKFASGISDNGDISIEGKVKYGTPHLTSVGSFAVDVSLEGNLILCRQVDQPGMIGQVGNILGERNVNVSFMSVGRTVRRKKAIMAIGVDEKPDKEALKKIGEIPAIEEFVFLKL; translated from the exons AtggcttcctcttcttctctcaAACCCATTTTCTCTTCTCCCCTCACCTCCTCTCCTTCTCCACACTCACCTCAAAAACCATCTTCCCTTCTTTCCTTCCCCCACAGCACAACCTCCACACCCATCTCCTTAAAACTCTCACCAAACCCACCTCATAATAATTCTCATCCTCGTTCCAAATCCTTTGCTGTCACCAACGTTGTTCTCAAAACAGACACGTCTCCCGAAACAACCTCGGCCCTCTCGAACTACTCCCAAGATCTTGGTCCCCCTTTGACAAAACCAACAATATTGGTCTCCGAAAAACTTGGAGAAAAGGGTCTCGAAGTTTTACGTGAGTTTGGCCACGTTGAATGTTTGTATGACCTCTCTCCTGATCAGCTCTGCTCCAAGATCTCTTCATGTGACGCGTTGATCGTGAGGAGTGGTACGAAGGTGACTAGACAGGTTTTCGAGGCGTCGAATGGGCGGTTGAAGGTGGTGGGACGTGCAGGTGTTGGTATTGACAATGTGGACCTGCAGGCCGCCACGGAGTTCGGCTGTCTTGTGGTTAATGCCCCCACTGCCAACACCGTGGCTGCGGCTGAGCATGGGATCGCTTTGCTCGCCGCTATGGCACGGAATGTTGCACAAGCTGATGCGTCCATCAAAACTG GAAAATGGCAAAGAAACAAGTATGTTGGGGTGTCCCTAGTTGGAAAGACATTAGCTGTAATGGGATTTGGGAAAGTTGGATCTGAAGTTGCAAGGCGTGCTAAAGGGTTGGGTATGAATGTTATTGCACATGATCCATATGCCCCAGCTGACAGAGCACGCGCTCTAGGTGTGGAGTTGGTGTCTTTTGATCAGGCCATTGGCACCGCAGATTTCATTTCTCTCCATATGCCTCTCACTCCTGCTACTTCAAAGGTATTCAATGATGAAACATTTGCGAAGATGAAGAAGGGTGTTCGCATCGTTAATGTTGCTAGAGGTGGAGTTATTGATGAAGATGCATTAGTGAAGGCCCTTGATAGTGGCATTGTTGCTCAG GCTGCACTTGATGTATTCACAAAGGAGCCCCCACCCAAGGATAGCAGGTTAGTGCAGCATGAGAATGTCACTGTCACACCTCACCTAGGAGCTAGCACGAAGGAAGCACAGGCAt GTGTAGCTATTGAAATAGCAGAGGCTGTAGTGGGAGCATTGAAAGGGGAACTTTCTGCTACTGCTGTAAATGCTCCCATGGTCCCTCCTGAG GTTCTGTCAGAGTTGTCACCTTATGTAGCGCTAGCTGAGAAGCTCGGTAGGCTAGCTGTACAGTTAGTGGCTGGAGGGAGTGGAATCAAATCTGTAAAGGTGGTCTATAAATCTGCTCGTGATCCTGATGACCTGGACACAAGACTTCTCCGGGCTATGATCACAAAAGGCATAATTGAACCAATATCATCCTCCTTTGTTAACTTGGTCAATGCAGATTTTACTGCCAAAGAGAAAGGCCTCCGCATAAGTGAGGAAAGGATAGTTGTTGACTCATCTCCCGAATTCCCTATTGATTCAATTCAGGTGCAAATATCCAATGTGGAGTCTAAATTTGCAAGTGGTATTTCAGATAATGGAGATATAAGCATTGAGGGGAAAGTGAAATATGGAACACCCCACTTGACAAGTGTAGGATCCTTTGCTGTGGATGTCAGCCTGGAAGGAAACCTCATTTTATGCAGGCAGGTGGATCAACCCGGCATGATTGGCCAGGTTGGAAACATACTAGGTGAGCGTAATGTGAATGTGAGCTTTATGAGTGTGGGAAGGACAGTCCGGAGGAAAAAGGCTATTATGGCAATTGGTGTGGATGAAAAACCAGATAAAGAGGCCCTCAAAAAAATAGGGGAGATTCCTGCTATTGAAGAGTTCGTGTTCCTCAAACTATAA